One genomic region from Terriglobus aquaticus encodes:
- the xylA gene encoding xylose isomerase produces the protein MSNETIFSSFPTVAFEGPSSENELAYRWYDAERVVLGKPLKEHLRFAVAYWHSLAMSGSDPFGGPTIFRPWMEPGDPIAQAKVKADAAFELFRVLDLPFYCFHDADIAPPADTLAETLKNFHTLVDYLEEKQGQYKTKLLWGTANLFSHPRFMAGASTNPDPEVFAWCAATVKNCMDATKRLGGSNYVLWGGREGYETLLNTNLKQELDQMGRFLSLVVDYKHKIGFNGQILIEPKPKEPTSHQYDFDVATVYGFLKTYGLENEVRVNIEANHATLAGHSFEHEIASAGAFGILGSLDINRGDALLGWDTDQFPNDLWTMTMSMYHVIKAGGLGKGGCNFDAKVRRQSFTPEDMIYAHVGGADLCARAFLTAAKLIEDRKYDKILTDRYQGWQSGTAADMFQGKLSLEQIEQHALQNNLNPKPRSGRQEQIENLLARAIYTDKL, from the coding sequence ATGAGCAACGAGACGATCTTCAGCAGCTTTCCCACTGTCGCCTTTGAAGGCCCGAGCAGCGAAAACGAACTGGCCTATCGCTGGTATGACGCGGAGCGGGTGGTGCTGGGCAAGCCGCTCAAAGAGCATTTGCGCTTTGCCGTGGCGTACTGGCATTCGCTGGCGATGTCGGGATCGGACCCATTTGGCGGGCCGACGATCTTTCGGCCCTGGATGGAGCCCGGTGACCCGATCGCGCAGGCCAAGGTGAAGGCGGACGCGGCCTTCGAGCTCTTCCGCGTGCTCGACCTGCCCTTCTACTGCTTCCATGACGCCGACATCGCGCCGCCCGCCGACACGCTCGCCGAGACGCTGAAGAACTTCCACACCCTGGTCGACTACCTGGAAGAGAAGCAGGGGCAGTACAAGACGAAGCTCCTGTGGGGCACGGCCAACCTGTTCAGTCACCCGCGGTTCATGGCCGGTGCCTCGACCAACCCGGATCCCGAAGTCTTTGCCTGGTGCGCCGCCACAGTAAAGAACTGCATGGACGCGACCAAACGGCTGGGCGGGTCGAACTACGTTCTGTGGGGCGGCCGCGAGGGCTACGAGACCCTGCTCAACACCAACCTGAAGCAAGAGCTCGACCAGATGGGCCGCTTCCTTTCGCTCGTGGTCGACTACAAGCACAAGATCGGCTTCAACGGCCAGATCCTGATCGAGCCCAAGCCCAAGGAACCCACCAGCCACCAGTACGACTTCGACGTGGCGACGGTCTATGGCTTCCTGAAGACCTACGGCCTGGAGAACGAGGTGCGCGTCAACATCGAGGCCAACCACGCCACGCTGGCCGGCCACTCGTTCGAGCATGAGATCGCGAGCGCCGGCGCCTTCGGCATCCTGGGATCGCTCGACATCAACCGTGGTGACGCCCTCCTCGGCTGGGACACCGACCAGTTCCCCAACGACCTGTGGACCATGACCATGAGCATGTACCACGTGATCAAGGCGGGCGGCCTGGGCAAGGGTGGCTGCAACTTTGACGCCAAGGTCCGCCGCCAGAGCTTCACCCCCGAAGACATGATCTACGCCCACGTGGGCGGCGCCGACCTCTGCGCCCGCGCCTTCCTCACTGCGGCCAAGCTGATCGAAGACCGTAAGTACGACAAGATCCTCACCGACCGCTACCAGGGCTGGCAGAGCGGCACCGCTGCCGACATGTTCCAGGGCAAGCTGTCGCTGGAACAGATCGAGCAGCACGCCCTGCAGAACAACCTGAACCCCAAGCCCCGCTCCGGCCGACAGGAACAGATCGAAAACCTACTCGCCCGAGCCATCTACACCGACAAGCTGTAA
- a CDS encoding DUF3299 domain-containing protein, with amino-acid sequence MLLLASFSLQGGAARAATPTAGVPQVSWSTLKTLTADAKPSPAKALDRKTVAIPGFMVPLEDDAEQVTEFLLVPFSGACIHVPPPPPNQMVYVKLRGGKKAAMSFTQPIIVSGQLHVSTVQSPYGDVSFNMDGDSVKPYEQ; translated from the coding sequence ATGCTCCTGCTGGCATCGTTTTCATTGCAGGGCGGCGCAGCACGCGCGGCGACACCCACGGCCGGCGTGCCCCAGGTGTCGTGGTCGACGTTGAAGACGCTGACGGCCGACGCGAAGCCTTCACCCGCCAAGGCGCTGGATCGCAAGACGGTTGCGATCCCCGGCTTCATGGTGCCGCTGGAGGATGATGCCGAGCAGGTCACGGAGTTCCTGCTGGTGCCGTTCTCCGGTGCATGCATTCACGTTCCGCCACCTCCACCCAACCAGATGGTCTATGTGAAGTTGCGCGGCGGCAAAAAGGCAGCCATGAGCTTTACGCAGCCCATCATCGTGTCCGGCCAATTACATGTGAGCACGGTCCAGAGCCCGTATGGCGATGTGTCGTTCAATATGGATGGCGACTCCGTGAAGCCGTATGAGCAGTGA
- a CDS encoding Cys/Met metabolism pyridoxal-phosphate-dependent protein encodes MSLVNGLTAGRLSRRQMLKNSGIFSATAMLAPIAMDAQSGGVVEPQTVTTLTAKGTPTDNLYTQIGVRPIINARGTFTIITGSQSLPEVKQAMFEASRYYVHLDELMPAVGSEIAKLMGAPSAIVTCGCEAAIALATVACMCGTDPEESQAFPYIRKKDQVIIPKYSRNPYDFGTRMSGPEIVEVESDDELRSKLSERTAMIYLYSGPRMFQEPLSVKTVCAIAKEKGVPVFVDAAAEEPVVPNIHLAAGATFVGYSGGKCMRGPQTAGVLLGPKDLVAAAFWNAAPHHNWGRALKVGKEEAMGMLAAVRMWYKRDHDAEQKQWLQWDQAIADAVKSIPTVTTEIKMPSEDLSNRAPTLRIKWDGSKVGITGTELVEKLDKGTPRILVDGGSGMRPDHMESSVGIMPYMLQPGEYKVVAETIAHYLKNPGEVPKVPVYGGPAAKLDGRWNVEVHYNLGVGHQVFTLQQQGDKITGEQKGEIYTTKIAGEVKGDHAFLNSVMKANGQDVRFSFSGAVSGNTFSGDVNLGEYGKATFTATRA; translated from the coding sequence GTGTCCTTGGTCAACGGTCTTACTGCAGGGCGCCTGTCGCGCCGCCAGATGCTGAAGAACTCCGGCATCTTTTCCGCCACGGCGATGCTCGCGCCCATTGCCATGGATGCGCAGAGCGGCGGAGTGGTGGAGCCACAAACCGTCACTACGCTGACGGCGAAAGGAACGCCGACCGACAACCTGTACACGCAGATCGGCGTGCGGCCCATCATCAACGCGCGTGGCACGTTCACCATCATCACCGGCTCACAGTCGCTGCCGGAGGTGAAGCAGGCGATGTTTGAGGCTTCGCGCTACTACGTTCACCTGGACGAGTTGATGCCTGCCGTGGGATCGGAGATCGCGAAGCTGATGGGTGCGCCTTCGGCTATCGTCACCTGCGGCTGCGAAGCGGCCATTGCACTCGCCACGGTTGCCTGCATGTGCGGCACCGATCCCGAAGAGTCGCAGGCGTTTCCCTACATCCGCAAGAAGGACCAGGTGATTATCCCGAAGTATTCGCGCAACCCGTACGACTTCGGCACGCGCATGTCGGGCCCTGAAATTGTGGAGGTGGAGAGCGACGACGAGCTGCGCTCGAAGCTGAGCGAGCGCACCGCCATGATCTACCTGTACTCCGGTCCACGCATGTTCCAGGAGCCGCTGTCGGTCAAGACAGTGTGCGCGATTGCGAAGGAAAAAGGCGTGCCGGTGTTTGTGGATGCCGCCGCTGAAGAGCCTGTCGTGCCTAACATTCACCTGGCCGCGGGCGCAACATTCGTTGGCTACTCGGGCGGCAAGTGCATGCGTGGGCCGCAGACTGCCGGCGTTCTGCTGGGGCCCAAGGATCTGGTCGCCGCCGCGTTCTGGAACGCTGCGCCGCACCACAACTGGGGCCGCGCGCTGAAGGTGGGCAAGGAAGAAGCCATGGGTATGCTGGCCGCTGTGCGCATGTGGTACAAGCGCGATCACGACGCCGAGCAGAAGCAGTGGCTGCAGTGGGACCAGGCCATCGCCGACGCGGTCAAGAGCATTCCGACCGTGACGACCGAAATCAAGATGCCGTCCGAAGATCTGTCGAACCGCGCGCCAACGCTGCGCATCAAGTGGGACGGCAGCAAGGTAGGCATCACCGGCACCGAGCTGGTGGAGAAGCTGGACAAGGGCACGCCCCGCATCTTGGTGGATGGCGGGTCGGGCATGCGGCCGGACCACATGGAATCGTCCGTCGGCATCATGCCGTACATGCTGCAGCCAGGTGAGTACAAGGTGGTGGCGGAGACGATCGCTCACTACCTGAAGAACCCGGGCGAGGTGCCGAAGGTGCCCGTGTACGGCGGACCGGCGGCCAAGCTGGACGGCCGCTGGAACGTGGAGGTTCATTACAACCTGGGTGTGGGCCATCAGGTCTTCACGCTGCAGCAGCAGGGCGATAAGATCACCGGCGAGCAGAAGGGCGAGATCTACACCACGAAGATCGCGGGCGAGGTGAAGGGCGATCACGCCTTCCTGAACTCGGTGATGAAGGCGAACGGGCAGGATGTGCGCTTTAGTTTCAGCGGGGCGGTGAGCGGCAACACCTTCTCCGGCGACGTGAACCTGGGTGAGTACGGCAAGGCGACCTTCACGGCGACGCGGGCGTAA
- a CDS encoding response regulator, which yields MHFNVEHKTLVADDLPQLSSSGEFDPDESVAQGSERRAGEESLSRRRVLVVDDERLLADTTAAILRRAGFEARTAYGGWEALEIVKGYNPDYLLTDVMMPMMNGMELAMAVSKMSPSTAILLSSGQAGVAPILEDAKAKGYEFPLLAKPVHPSKVVERLRELGSASH from the coding sequence ATGCACTTTAATGTTGAGCACAAGACCCTTGTAGCGGACGACCTCCCGCAACTGTCGAGCTCGGGTGAGTTCGATCCAGACGAGAGCGTGGCGCAAGGGTCTGAAAGACGAGCCGGGGAGGAGTCGCTGTCTCGACGTCGGGTCCTCGTGGTCGATGACGAAAGATTGCTGGCCGACACCACTGCTGCCATTCTCCGCAGAGCTGGTTTTGAGGCGCGAACGGCGTATGGCGGCTGGGAAGCTCTCGAAATCGTCAAGGGCTATAACCCTGACTACCTTTTGACAGATGTGATGATGCCCATGATGAACGGCATGGAACTGGCGATGGCGGTGAGCAAGATGTCCCCATCTACCGCGATCCTGCTCTCTTCGGGCCAAGCTGGTGTCGCGCCCATCCTGGAAGATGCAAAAGCGAAAGGCTACGAGTTCCCGCTCTTAGCTAAGCCGGTTCACCCGTCGAAAGTCGTGGAGCGCCTGCGCGAGCTCGGCTCCGCTAGTCACTGA
- a CDS encoding ABC transporter ATP-binding protein has protein sequence MSSDAELQGDLSPSRVRDAVLLRDVVFRYGKREPVLRIPELRIGLGESVFLYGPSGSGKSTLLSLVAGVLQSTAGTVQVLDQAFDKASAATRDRVRGSRMGYVFQSFNLIPYLSVRQNILLPCELYRERLRHMREGSLHAEVERLAQRLDISALLDERPSTLSVGQQQRVAIARALIGYPALLIADEPTSSLDANRRDEFVALLLEMVEEARQQGNATTLLYVSHDMGLASHFSRTLSLSEINQASQPEGGRAAA, from the coding sequence ATGAGCAGTGACGCGGAATTACAAGGCGACCTTTCGCCTTCACGCGTCCGAGATGCAGTGCTGCTGCGGGATGTGGTGTTTCGCTACGGCAAGCGCGAGCCGGTGCTGCGAATTCCGGAGCTGCGGATCGGCCTGGGCGAGAGTGTCTTTCTGTATGGCCCCTCGGGCAGCGGCAAGAGCACACTGCTGTCGCTGGTTGCCGGTGTGCTGCAATCGACTGCCGGTACCGTGCAGGTGCTCGACCAGGCCTTTGACAAAGCTTCCGCCGCCACGCGCGACCGTGTTCGCGGCAGCCGCATGGGTTATGTGTTTCAGAGTTTCAATTTGATCCCTTATCTTTCGGTTCGGCAGAACATCTTGCTGCCGTGCGAGCTGTATCGCGAACGGCTGCGCCACATGCGTGAGGGCTCGCTACATGCCGAGGTAGAACGCCTTGCACAGCGGCTCGACATCTCCGCGCTTCTGGACGAAAGACCGAGCACCCTGTCCGTAGGCCAGCAGCAGCGCGTGGCGATTGCGCGCGCGCTGATCGGCTACCCCGCGCTGCTGATTGCGGACGAGCCGACGAGTTCGCTGGATGCGAACCGGCGCGATGAATTTGTCGCGCTGCTGCTGGAGATGGTCGAAGAAGCGCGGCAGCAAGGAAACGCGACGACGCTGCTGTATGTGTCGCATGACATGGGTCTGGCATCGCACTTCAGCAGAACGCTGAGCCTGTCGGAGATCAACCAGGCATCGCAACCGGAGGGTGGCCGTGCGGCTGCTTAG
- a CDS encoding ABC transporter permease: MRLLRLALASLRSRALTTTLTVCSIALSIALLTAVDALRAGTKAGFAGTVSHTDLVVGARGGELPLLLSTIFHVGTASNNISWQSYEHFAHHPAVAWTIPISMGDSFHGFRVIATDDNLYAHYKYRGDHSLSFATGHSPQSIFEATLGASVANQLHLGLGDRLTLSHGIEERSILKHDATPFTVAGVLAQTGTPIDRSVFITLLGEEAMHFGWEGGTPPAIGEAAPKLDVSQLHVDQITSFLLGARSRMSTLYLQREINTYKPEPLSAIIPAYTLQELWVLLDYADEALSLVSAAVLVVGLLTMLVALYTAVNERRHEVAILRAVGMPSSQILLLFVAEAVVIATVATVLGFVAVYVGLLLAHGAVERATGIPLMITRPSQRVLLYGAATIALSAVVGLVPAWRAYRTSLADGLRG; the protein is encoded by the coding sequence GTGCGGCTGCTTAGGCTGGCGCTGGCGTCGCTGCGTTCGCGCGCGCTGACAACCACGCTGACGGTGTGCTCCATCGCTCTGTCGATCGCGTTGCTGACCGCAGTGGATGCGTTGCGCGCCGGCACCAAGGCCGGCTTTGCGGGCACTGTCTCACATACAGACTTGGTTGTGGGTGCACGCGGTGGCGAGCTGCCTCTGCTCTTGTCCACGATCTTTCACGTGGGCACGGCATCCAACAACATCTCCTGGCAGAGCTACGAGCACTTTGCCCATCACCCTGCAGTCGCGTGGACGATCCCGATCAGCATGGGCGATTCGTTCCACGGCTTCCGCGTGATCGCAACGGACGACAACCTGTACGCGCATTATAAGTATCGCGGCGATCACAGTCTGAGCTTCGCTACTGGGCACTCGCCCCAAAGCATCTTCGAAGCCACGCTCGGCGCATCTGTGGCGAACCAGTTGCACTTGGGCTTGGGCGATAGGCTGACGCTGTCGCACGGCATCGAGGAGCGGTCCATTCTGAAACACGATGCGACGCCGTTCACCGTCGCCGGCGTGCTTGCACAAACGGGAACTCCGATCGATCGATCCGTGTTCATCACGCTACTGGGCGAAGAAGCCATGCACTTCGGATGGGAAGGCGGAACGCCACCCGCTATCGGCGAGGCGGCGCCCAAGCTGGACGTGAGCCAGCTGCATGTGGATCAGATCACGTCGTTTCTGCTGGGAGCGCGGTCGCGCATGAGCACGCTATACCTGCAGCGCGAGATCAACACCTACAAGCCCGAGCCGCTCTCCGCGATCATCCCGGCCTACACGCTGCAGGAGCTCTGGGTGCTGCTGGACTACGCGGACGAGGCGCTGTCCTTGGTGAGCGCGGCGGTGCTGGTGGTCGGCCTGTTGACGATGCTGGTCGCGCTGTACACCGCCGTGAACGAGCGGCGTCACGAAGTAGCGATCCTGCGAGCGGTGGGCATGCCAAGCTCACAGATCCTGCTGCTGTTTGTGGCGGAGGCAGTTGTGATTGCGACCGTCGCGACGGTGCTCGGATTTGTCGCGGTATACGTCGGTCTGTTACTGGCGCATGGCGCGGTGGAGCGTGCAACGGGGATCCCGCTGATGATCACCAGGCCATCGCAACGCGTACTGCTCTACGGCGCAGCAACCATTGCACTCTCGGCCGTAGTCGGGCTTGTTCCTGCCTGGCGTGCGTATCGGACTTCGCTGGCGGATGGCTTGCGCGGATAA
- a CDS encoding ROK family transcriptional regulator: MKAKKNSPQATSVAEREARGKRSVREFAWVEAASSELTRDINRDLILEQIRSRQPISRVALARHTGLQPSTVSSIVEQLKQERWIKEGPAVQTPRGRRPTMVTLNDDLLMLVADVRPSQAVLAVVDLNGRFLSRRVVPLPTAPEGAVMAIASGFQALRDGHPGKVFEGVGISVPGRVNPETNALMLIPNLNWMNYDVSGKLSEILGLTVEIENDANACLLSELWFGNLDGLRNVVLLAISEGLGAALLVEGRLVSGSNGLAGEFGHVTVDADGPKCGCGKQGCWEVFASSQAAQRYYAEQRGHTGKISMRELVSLALDDDEAAKAALRQQCEHIGSGLRVVNASLAPEAILFAGEITTFWSLASPIIEAECKRGLLAETGPRLISTGDGELALLRGAAAVVLHRHSGYYRASSVRNRKASS, encoded by the coding sequence ATGAAAGCGAAAAAGAACAGTCCCCAAGCGACCTCTGTGGCTGAGCGAGAGGCGAGAGGAAAGCGTTCCGTTCGTGAGTTCGCATGGGTAGAAGCGGCCTCCAGCGAGCTGACGCGAGACATCAATCGCGACTTGATCCTGGAGCAGATCCGTTCACGGCAGCCAATCTCGCGCGTCGCTCTTGCGCGGCACACCGGCCTGCAGCCCAGCACCGTTTCCTCCATCGTGGAACAGCTGAAGCAGGAACGATGGATCAAGGAAGGCCCAGCGGTTCAGACTCCCCGCGGGCGCCGGCCCACGATGGTGACATTGAACGATGACCTGCTGATGCTGGTGGCAGACGTGCGGCCGTCCCAAGCGGTGCTGGCCGTTGTGGACCTAAATGGCCGGTTTCTCTCGCGACGTGTTGTCCCATTGCCTACCGCTCCAGAAGGAGCCGTGATGGCGATTGCGAGTGGCTTTCAGGCTCTTCGTGACGGCCACCCTGGGAAGGTTTTCGAGGGCGTTGGTATCAGCGTGCCAGGGCGGGTCAACCCTGAAACAAACGCATTGATGCTGATTCCAAATCTGAACTGGATGAACTACGACGTTAGCGGCAAACTGTCGGAGATCCTCGGTCTCACGGTCGAAATAGAGAATGACGCAAATGCCTGCCTGCTGAGCGAGTTGTGGTTTGGGAATCTGGATGGGCTGCGCAATGTGGTCCTGCTGGCCATTTCAGAGGGACTGGGGGCAGCGCTGCTGGTGGAAGGCCGGCTTGTGAGCGGAAGCAATGGCCTCGCAGGAGAGTTTGGACACGTGACCGTGGATGCCGACGGGCCAAAGTGCGGGTGCGGCAAACAGGGCTGCTGGGAGGTATTTGCTTCCTCGCAGGCTGCGCAACGCTACTACGCGGAGCAGCGGGGGCACACCGGAAAGATCTCGATGCGTGAACTGGTCTCCCTCGCGCTGGACGATGACGAAGCAGCAAAGGCGGCACTGCGGCAACAGTGCGAACACATCGGAAGTGGCTTACGCGTCGTCAACGCTTCGCTTGCCCCAGAGGCGATCCTCTTCGCCGGAGAGATCACAACGTTTTGGTCCTTGGCCTCTCCCATCATCGAAGCGGAATGTAAGCGCGGTCTGCTGGCCGAAACTGGGCCCCGGCTCATTTCTACAGGCGACGGCGAGCTAGCCCTTTTGCGAGGAGCTGCCGCTGTGGTGCTCCACCGCCACTCCGGGTATTACCGAGCTTCCTCGGTCCGGAACAGGAAGGCGAGCTCCTGA
- a CDS encoding PAS domain-containing sensor histidine kinase, whose product MTTLLGSKAPPLFQVRRHVVGARQSFTLSPDQRTCHVLSLCQITRWKSSGGREESALDLIQPNTFRDDAKSLLQSIIASSEDAIVTKNLDGIVTSWNSGAQRIFGYEPHEMIGESIIRLIPDELKHEEDQILAKLRAGQRIDHFETIRVRKNGERFPISVTISPVKDETGTIIGASKIARDISDRRRAEESRARLAAIVDSADDAIISKDLNGIITSWNPGACRLFGYQAEEIVGESILRLIPDELKHEEEEILRTLRAGGKIEHYETTRLSKTGELREVSVTISPIRDSSGRVIGASKIARNIADRKKVERLAIQAEKLGATGRMAATIAHEINNPLASVMNLIYLAQQDDVSREEQKSYLRIAENELERISHIARQTLGYYRDTVGPVSVHLHDLVNTVLTVYGNKLSGQGITVSTAFNDMKKICVSSGEIIQVFSNVVANAIDAMPKGGTLNISVSRTMRLGKDGLVSTFSDTGRGISRDHVSQVFEPFFTTKGSLGTGIGLWVAKQIVERHGGQISLASSTETANSGTTITIHLPFISEVSQGRVEQDAL is encoded by the coding sequence GTGACCACCCTGTTGGGAAGCAAAGCTCCTCCGCTTTTTCAGGTGAGGAGGCATGTGGTTGGTGCGAGGCAATCCTTCACGTTATCACCGGATCAACGAACTTGCCACGTATTATCGTTATGTCAAATCACCCGCTGGAAGAGCAGCGGAGGAAGGGAGGAGTCTGCCTTGGATTTGATTCAGCCGAACACCTTCCGGGATGATGCGAAGAGCCTTCTTCAGTCGATCATCGCTTCGTCCGAAGACGCAATCGTCACCAAGAATCTCGATGGCATCGTCACAAGTTGGAACTCGGGTGCGCAGCGCATCTTTGGCTACGAGCCGCACGAGATGATCGGTGAGTCGATCATCCGCTTGATTCCAGATGAGTTGAAGCACGAGGAGGATCAGATCCTCGCAAAGCTGCGCGCCGGTCAACGAATCGACCACTTCGAGACCATCCGCGTCCGCAAGAATGGCGAGCGCTTTCCAATCTCAGTGACCATCTCCCCAGTAAAGGACGAAACAGGGACGATCATCGGAGCTTCCAAGATCGCTCGTGACATCTCCGACCGTCGCAGAGCCGAGGAGAGCCGGGCGCGCCTCGCCGCCATTGTCGACTCCGCAGACGACGCCATCATCAGCAAAGACTTAAACGGGATCATCACCAGCTGGAATCCAGGTGCATGCAGGCTCTTCGGCTACCAGGCAGAGGAGATTGTGGGAGAGTCGATCCTCCGCCTGATTCCAGACGAGCTAAAGCACGAAGAGGAAGAAATCCTACGGACGCTTCGAGCGGGTGGGAAGATTGAGCACTACGAGACGACGCGCCTCAGCAAGACGGGTGAACTTCGCGAAGTCTCGGTCACCATCTCTCCCATTCGTGACAGCTCTGGCCGCGTCATCGGGGCGTCAAAGATCGCCCGCAACATAGCCGATCGGAAGAAGGTGGAGCGACTCGCCATCCAAGCAGAAAAGCTGGGCGCTACGGGTCGAATGGCAGCAACGATCGCGCACGAGATCAACAATCCGCTCGCATCCGTGATGAACCTCATCTATCTGGCGCAGCAGGACGACGTAAGCAGGGAAGAGCAGAAGAGCTATCTGAGAATCGCTGAGAACGAGTTGGAGCGGATCTCGCACATCGCTCGCCAAACCCTCGGCTACTACAGAGACACAGTCGGCCCCGTTTCCGTTCACCTGCACGACCTGGTCAACACGGTGTTAACTGTGTACGGAAACAAGCTCTCTGGTCAGGGCATCACTGTGAGCACGGCCTTCAACGACATGAAGAAGATCTGCGTCAGCTCAGGCGAGATCATTCAGGTCTTTTCGAATGTCGTCGCCAATGCAATCGATGCCATGCCCAAAGGCGGAACACTGAACATCTCCGTGTCCCGCACGATGAGGTTGGGGAAAGACGGCCTGGTAAGTACCTTTAGTGACACCGGCCGCGGCATCAGTCGCGATCACGTGAGCCAGGTCTTCGAGCCGTTCTTCACGACCAAAGGTAGCTTAGGTACCGGCATTGGTCTGTGGGTCGCCAAGCAGATTGTTGAAAGGCACGGCGGACAGATTTCGTTAGCGAGCAGCACGGAAACCGCCAACAGTGGGACGACGATAACAATCCATCTTCCTTTCATCAGCGAAGTCTCTCAAGGGAGGGTGGAACAGGATGCACTTTAA
- a CDS encoding amidohydrolase/deacetylase family metallohydrolase has protein sequence MRSVCGVVGKWMCAALLLSAAAVRAQEGPVRGPALPPNPLPYDLLLTNGHVLDDKNHVDMSGDVGIKDGKIAAIGAHLNPKDALKTVDVQGYYITPGLIDLHTHVYTGTGEKNSYAGDLSVMPDGFTLRNGVTTIVDAGSSGWRNFDDFKDRIIDRSRTRVLAELNIVGSGMRGAKYEDNLDDMDGKLTGEKALKFPGVIVGIKSAHFTGPEWKPYDQAQIAEDIAHIPVMIDFGANRIERPLLQLVESHLRPSDIYTHCFSGLRNEQDPQTGGPSKALLVMRQRGIYCDVGHGGGSFAWTVAKPIVASGYKPDSISTDLHVGSMNNGMKDLLNVADKLLVLGETVPEVIAQMTSHPAHEIRQEQYGNLSVGGIADVAVLSVDHGNFGFVDMYNTKMMGTQKLVCQMTVKDGKIVYDLNGLSADMWDATKHSADERQARRWTVFSERPFGATRGQRFPTSTPVNAPPQVQDKAIPKK, from the coding sequence ATGCGTTCGGTGTGTGGCGTGGTTGGCAAGTGGATGTGTGCAGCGCTGCTGTTGAGCGCTGCGGCGGTGCGAGCGCAGGAAGGCCCGGTTCGCGGTCCGGCTCTGCCGCCGAATCCCCTGCCCTACGATCTCCTCCTGACTAATGGCCACGTGCTGGATGACAAGAACCACGTCGACATGAGTGGCGATGTTGGCATCAAGGACGGCAAGATCGCCGCCATAGGCGCACACCTGAATCCGAAGGACGCGCTGAAGACTGTTGATGTCCAGGGCTACTACATCACGCCCGGCCTCATCGACCTGCACACGCACGTGTACACCGGTACCGGCGAGAAGAACTCCTACGCCGGCGACCTGTCTGTGATGCCCGATGGCTTTACGCTGCGCAATGGCGTGACCACGATCGTGGACGCGGGCAGCTCTGGCTGGCGCAACTTCGACGACTTCAAAGACCGCATCATCGACCGCAGCCGCACCCGCGTTCTCGCCGAACTGAACATCGTCGGCTCGGGCATGCGTGGCGCCAAGTACGAAGACAACCTGGACGACATGGACGGCAAGCTGACCGGCGAAAAGGCGCTGAAATTTCCGGGCGTGATCGTCGGCATCAAAAGCGCGCACTTCACCGGGCCGGAATGGAAGCCGTACGACCAAGCGCAGATCGCCGAGGACATCGCGCACATCCCTGTGATGATCGACTTTGGTGCGAACCGCATTGAGCGTCCCCTGCTGCAATTGGTCGAGAGCCATCTGCGCCCCAGCGACATCTACACCCACTGCTTCAGCGGTCTGCGCAACGAGCAGGACCCGCAGACCGGCGGCCCGTCCAAAGCGTTGCTGGTCATGCGGCAGCGTGGCATTTACTGCGACGTGGGCCACGGGGGCGGCAGCTTTGCCTGGACGGTAGCGAAGCCGATCGTAGCGTCAGGCTACAAGCCGGATTCCATCTCGACCGACCTGCACGTTGGGTCGATGAACAATGGAATGAAGGACCTGCTGAACGTGGCAGACAAGCTGCTGGTGCTGGGCGAGACGGTCCCAGAAGTGATCGCGCAGATGACCTCGCATCCGGCGCATGAGATCCGGCAGGAGCAGTACGGCAACCTCTCCGTCGGCGGCATTGCCGACGTGGCTGTGCTATCCGTCGATCACGGCAACTTCGGGTTCGTGGATATGTACAACACCAAGATGATGGGCACACAGAAGCTGGTGTGTCAGATGACCGTGAAAGACGGCAAGATCGTGTACGACCTGAACGGTCTTTCCGCAGACATGTGGGACGCTACGAAGCACAGCGCGGACGAGCGGCAGGCGAGGCGTTGGACAGTGTTCAGCGAACGGCCCTTTGGCGCCACTCGCGGACAGCGGTTCCCCACCTCGACGCCGGTGAACGCGCCGCCGCAGGTGCAGGACAAGGCGATCCCGAAGAAGTAG